In a genomic window of Amycolatopsis japonica:
- a CDS encoding acyl-CoA dehydrogenase family protein, whose amino-acid sequence MNLDLDERTLAFRDEARSWLAANVPAEPLKSFDTAEGFAQHREWESRLADARWSVVSWPREFGGRDASLLEWVLFEEEYYAAGAPLRVNQNGIFMLAPTLFSHGTEEQQARILPKMARSAEVWAQAWSEPEAGSDIAALRSTATRCDGGWRVSGQKTWSSRATFADRAFGLFRSDPESLRHKGLTYLMVDLRAAGVTVRPIPQLDGEPGFAEIFFDDVFVPDEDVIGTPGEGWRVAMTTANNERGLSLRSPGRFLAAADRLVSLWQEAGRPAHTADRVADAWIGARAYQLYTLGTVTRLAGGAELGPESSVNKLFWSHLDVALHETALDILGPDAELRGAWSDGWLFSLAGPIYGGTDQIQRSIVAERLLGLPKGAR is encoded by the coding sequence ATGAACCTCGACCTGGACGAGCGGACACTCGCCTTCCGCGACGAAGCCCGTTCCTGGCTCGCCGCGAACGTCCCCGCCGAGCCGCTGAAGTCGTTCGACACCGCCGAAGGATTCGCTCAGCACCGCGAGTGGGAGTCCCGGCTGGCCGACGCCCGCTGGTCGGTCGTCTCGTGGCCACGTGAGTTCGGCGGCCGGGACGCGAGCCTCCTGGAGTGGGTGCTGTTCGAGGAGGAGTACTACGCGGCGGGAGCGCCGTTGCGGGTCAACCAGAACGGCATCTTCATGCTCGCGCCCACGCTGTTCTCCCATGGCACGGAAGAACAGCAGGCCAGGATCCTGCCGAAGATGGCGCGTTCGGCGGAGGTCTGGGCGCAGGCGTGGTCGGAACCCGAGGCGGGCAGCGACATCGCCGCCCTCCGGAGCACCGCGACCCGCTGCGACGGCGGCTGGCGGGTCAGCGGGCAGAAGACGTGGAGCTCGCGGGCGACGTTCGCCGATCGCGCGTTCGGCCTGTTCCGCAGCGACCCGGAGTCGTTGCGGCACAAGGGACTCACCTATCTGATGGTGGATCTGCGGGCCGCAGGGGTCACCGTGCGGCCGATCCCCCAGCTGGACGGCGAACCGGGGTTCGCCGAGATCTTCTTCGACGACGTCTTCGTCCCCGACGAGGACGTGATCGGCACGCCGGGCGAGGGCTGGCGGGTCGCGATGACCACGGCGAACAACGAACGCGGCCTGTCGTTGCGCAGCCCCGGCCGGTTCCTCGCCGCGGCCGACCGGCTGGTCTCGCTCTGGCAGGAGGCGGGGCGCCCCGCGCATACCGCGGACCGGGTCGCCGACGCGTGGATCGGCGCGCGGGCCTACCAGCTGTACACCCTGGGCACGGTCACCCGCCTCGCCGGTGGCGCCGAGCTCGGGCCGGAGTCGAGTGTCAACAAGCTGTTCTGGTCGCATCTCGACGTCGCGCTCCACGAAACGGCGCTCGACATCCTCGGTCCGGACGCCGAACTGCGGGGCGCCTGGAGCGACGGCTGGCTGTTCTCCCTGGCGGGACCGATCTACGGCGGGACCGACCAGATCCAGCGGTCCATCGTCGCCGAACGGTTGCTCGGCCTGCCGAAGGGGGCTCGATGA
- the hsaD gene encoding 4,5:9,10-diseco-3-hydroxy-5,9,17-trioxoandrosta-1(10),2-diene-4-oate hydrolase codes for MTEGKYVTVQDGLKLHYHEAGAEHAETVILLHGGGPGASAWSNFGRNLPVFGKNYRTLAVDQPGFGRSDKPTEHPQYFRHSADAVVGLMDELGIERAHFVGNSLGGGASVRLALNHPKRAGRLVLMGPGGLSVNLFAPDPTEGIKNLGRFSAPPGPSREKLEAFLRIMVHDQSLITDELIDERFAAASAPESLAAMKAMGKSFAQPDSYEEGMLWREAHRLRQRVLLIWGREDRVNPLDGALLALKTIPRAQLHVFGGCGHWAQLEKFDEFNRLALDFLGAS; via the coding sequence ATGACCGAAGGCAAGTACGTCACCGTCCAAGATGGACTCAAGCTGCACTACCACGAGGCGGGTGCGGAACACGCGGAGACGGTGATCCTGCTGCACGGCGGTGGGCCCGGCGCGTCGGCGTGGAGCAACTTCGGCCGCAACCTCCCGGTGTTCGGTAAGAACTACCGGACGTTGGCCGTCGACCAGCCCGGGTTCGGCCGGTCGGACAAACCGACCGAGCATCCGCAGTACTTCCGGCACAGCGCGGACGCCGTGGTCGGGCTGATGGACGAACTCGGGATCGAGCGGGCGCATTTCGTCGGGAACTCGCTCGGCGGCGGGGCTTCCGTGCGGCTCGCGCTCAACCATCCGAAGCGGGCCGGGCGGCTCGTCCTGATGGGACCGGGCGGCCTGAGCGTGAACCTGTTCGCCCCCGATCCCACGGAAGGCATCAAGAACCTCGGCCGGTTCAGTGCCCCGCCGGGGCCGAGCCGCGAGAAGCTCGAAGCCTTCCTGCGGATCATGGTGCACGACCAGTCACTGATCACCGACGAACTGATCGACGAGCGGTTCGCCGCCGCGAGCGCGCCGGAGTCGCTGGCCGCGATGAAGGCGATGGGGAAGTCTTTCGCCCAGCCGGACTCCTACGAAGAGGGCATGCTGTGGCGTGAGGCGCATCGCCTGCGCCAGCGCGTGCTCCTCATCTGGGGGCGCGAAGACCGGGTGAACCCGCTCGACGGCGCGCTGCTCGCGCTCAAGACGATCCCGCGTGCGCAGCTGCACGTGTTCGGCGGCTGCGGGCACTGGGCGCAGCTGGAGAAGTTCGACGAGTTCAACCGGCTGGCACTCGACTTCCTGGGAGCCTCCTGA
- a CDS encoding fatty acid desaturase family protein produces the protein MTANLRTGSDFARLSRRVSEAGLLDRRPGYYVFRIGLVATLFVGGWIAFFAIGDSWWQLGIAVFQAVMFGQIALLSHDLAHRQVFRTRRPSEIAGRIAGNLGVGMSYGWWMDKHTRHHANPNHEDLDPDVDPDILVWSKEQARASKGLPRFIGRYQAFLFFPLLTLEGLNLHFSGIRAVWKPGLRRRGLEAALLLTHFALYFSALLVVLSPGKALVFFIVHKALWGVYMGSIFAPNHKGMPILSGDTELDFLRKQVLTSRNVRGGRVVDVALGGLNYQIEHHLFPSMPSPHLRRARPIVQEYCAEIGVPYHETGLLESYSLALRSLHEAGEPIRLSSGSPAETPAGRR, from the coding sequence GTGACCGCAAACCTCCGCACAGGCAGCGATTTCGCCCGTCTGTCCCGCCGCGTCAGCGAAGCGGGCCTCCTCGACCGCCGTCCCGGCTACTACGTCTTCCGCATCGGCCTGGTCGCCACCCTCTTCGTCGGCGGCTGGATCGCCTTCTTCGCGATCGGGGATTCCTGGTGGCAGCTGGGGATCGCCGTGTTCCAGGCGGTGATGTTCGGCCAGATCGCCTTGCTGTCGCACGATCTCGCGCACCGCCAGGTGTTCCGGACCCGTCGCCCGAGCGAGATCGCCGGCCGGATCGCGGGCAATCTCGGTGTCGGCATGAGTTACGGCTGGTGGATGGACAAGCACACCCGCCACCACGCGAACCCGAACCACGAGGACCTCGACCCCGACGTCGATCCGGACATCCTCGTGTGGTCGAAGGAGCAGGCGCGGGCCAGCAAGGGACTTCCGCGGTTCATCGGCCGCTACCAGGCGTTCCTGTTCTTCCCGTTGCTCACCCTCGAAGGCCTGAACCTGCACTTCTCCGGTATCCGCGCGGTCTGGAAGCCGGGTCTGCGAAGGCGCGGGCTCGAAGCGGCCTTGCTGCTGACGCATTTCGCGCTCTACTTCAGCGCGCTGCTCGTGGTCCTCTCGCCCGGCAAGGCACTCGTCTTCTTCATCGTCCACAAAGCACTGTGGGGTGTCTACATGGGATCGATCTTCGCGCCGAACCACAAGGGGATGCCGATCCTGTCCGGCGACACCGAACTCGACTTCCTGCGCAAGCAGGTGCTCACCTCACGCAACGTCCGCGGTGGCCGCGTCGTCGATGTCGCGCTCGGCGGGCTCAACTACCAGATCGAGCACCACTTGTTCCCGAGTATGCCGTCGCCGCATCTTCGCCGCGCCCGGCCCATCGTCCAAGAATACTGCGCGGAAATCGGCGTCCCGTATCACGAGACGGGGCTCCTCGAGTCGTACTCGCTCGCGTTGCGGAGCCTGCACGAAGCGGGTGAGCCGATCCGACTTTCGTCGGGTTCACCGGCTGAGACGCCCGCCGGACGCCGTTGA
- a CDS encoding S8 family peptidase: MNSRRLAGIGLAAAVVTVLAGVTPAQAAEGAIVGAGAEGAVADSYIVVLKDGSTADKPSLASKFGGAIGRQYTQGISGFSVALKERQAKRLAADPAVAFVEQNKVLRAEATQTNPPSWGLDRIDQRDLPLDGKYTYSTTASNVNVYVLDTGIRATHTDFGGRVKQGYDFVDNDTNADDGYGHGTHVAATIAGAKYGVAKGASLYPVRVLGSDGSGTTAGVISGVDWITKNAKKPAVANASLGGGASTALDTAVRNSIKSGVTWTIAAGNSNVNAANTSPARVTEALTVAAADRTDRRASFSNYGSVVDLFAPGVSITSAWKDNDTATYTGNGTSFAAPHVAGAAALYLSSHTGATAAQVAQALISASTPGKVTNPGSGSPNRTLYVG, translated from the coding sequence GTGAATTCTCGCAGACTGGCCGGAATCGGGTTGGCCGCCGCCGTCGTCACGGTCTTGGCAGGCGTGACGCCGGCGCAGGCGGCCGAGGGCGCGATCGTCGGCGCCGGTGCGGAAGGCGCCGTCGCCGACAGCTACATCGTCGTGCTCAAGGACGGCTCGACCGCCGACAAGCCTTCGCTGGCAAGCAAGTTCGGTGGTGCCATCGGGCGGCAGTACACGCAGGGGATCAGCGGTTTTTCGGTGGCCCTGAAGGAGCGGCAGGCCAAACGGCTCGCGGCCGACCCGGCGGTCGCCTTCGTGGAACAGAACAAGGTGCTGCGCGCCGAGGCGACGCAGACGAATCCGCCGTCGTGGGGGCTCGACCGCATCGATCAGCGCGATCTTCCGCTCGACGGAAAGTACACTTATTCGACGACCGCTTCGAATGTGAACGTCTACGTTCTCGACACCGGGATCCGTGCCACGCACACCGATTTCGGCGGCCGGGTGAAGCAGGGTTACGACTTCGTCGACAATGACACCAACGCGGACGACGGTTACGGTCACGGCACCCATGTCGCGGCGACGATCGCCGGTGCGAAATACGGTGTCGCCAAGGGTGCTTCGCTGTACCCGGTGCGCGTTCTCGGCTCCGACGGAAGCGGCACGACCGCGGGGGTGATCTCGGGCGTCGACTGGATCACCAAGAACGCCAAGAAGCCCGCCGTGGCCAACGCCAGCCTTGGTGGTGGCGCGTCGACCGCGCTGGACACCGCGGTGCGGAACTCCATCAAGTCGGGGGTCACCTGGACGATCGCCGCCGGCAATTCCAACGTGAACGCCGCGAACACCTCGCCCGCGCGGGTCACCGAGGCGCTCACGGTCGCCGCGGCGGACCGCACCGACCGCCGCGCTTCGTTCTCCAACTACGGTTCCGTGGTCGACCTGTTCGCGCCGGGTGTCTCGATCACGTCGGCCTGGAAGGACAACGACACCGCGACCTACACCGGTAACGGCACCTCGTTCGCCGCGCCGCACGTGGCGGGTGCCGCGGCGCTGTACCTGTCGTCGCACACCGGCGCCACCGCGGCGCAGGTCGCTCAGGCGCTGATCAGCGCTTCGACTCCGGGGAAGGTCACCAACCCCGGTAGCGGCAGCCCGAACCGCACGCTCTACGTCGGATAG
- a CDS encoding HIT family protein has translation MWADDVVVVSHRPGEFPGYLFVETRRHVAALDELTAEEVSAVSLAAWCAARGLWAELAPEHVFSAIAGRSVVHFHQHVFVRYRGTPGEIGWMDGPSWTGAPAVDIGALCRRLADYF, from the coding sequence GTGTGGGCTGATGACGTGGTCGTGGTGTCGCACCGTCCCGGCGAGTTCCCCGGGTATCTGTTCGTGGAGACCCGGCGGCACGTGGCGGCGTTGGACGAACTGACCGCGGAGGAAGTGTCGGCGGTGTCGCTTGCCGCCTGGTGTGCGGCTCGCGGCCTGTGGGCGGAGCTGGCTCCGGAGCACGTGTTCTCCGCCATCGCCGGGCGGAGCGTCGTGCACTTCCATCAGCACGTTTTCGTGCGCTATCGAGGAACGCCCGGAGAGATCGGGTGGATGGACGGTCCCTCGTGGACAGGTGCGCCCGCCGTGGACATCGGCGCGCTCTGCCGTCGCCTGGCTGACTACTTCTGA
- a CDS encoding RNA polymerase subunit sigma-70, whose translation MSTRATDEQSFRELAETYRHELHLHCYRILGSLTDAEDAVQETLLAAWRGLDGFEGRSSLRTWLYRIATNRCLNALRDAGRRRPPEPVPPFDPPEPSRRGEMTWLQPYPDELLERVADSDPGPEARYGTREAIELAFITGLQLLPPRQAATLVLRDVLCFPAGEVASMLGTTETAVKGILQRARASLDKHRESAGHRPSPQERELTRRFADAFTAGDLDGVLGLLTDDAWLAMPPAPHEYHGLEAIAGFLRVTMAVPVEGFAMTPARANNQPAFRCRHGESPAGLMVLTLDGDRIRAITRFLDQK comes from the coding sequence GTGAGCACGAGGGCAACGGACGAGCAGTCGTTTCGCGAGCTCGCCGAGACGTATCGGCACGAGCTCCATCTGCACTGTTACCGGATCCTCGGCTCCCTCACCGACGCCGAGGACGCCGTCCAGGAGACGCTCCTGGCCGCATGGCGGGGCCTCGACGGCTTTGAGGGGCGCTCGTCGCTCCGCACCTGGCTGTACCGCATCGCCACCAACCGCTGCCTCAACGCGCTGCGGGACGCGGGCCGCCGTCGCCCACCGGAGCCGGTGCCGCCGTTCGACCCGCCGGAACCGAGTCGTCGCGGCGAGATGACCTGGTTGCAGCCGTACCCGGACGAGCTCCTCGAGCGCGTCGCCGACAGCGACCCTGGTCCCGAAGCGCGCTACGGGACCAGGGAGGCGATCGAGCTCGCCTTCATCACTGGCCTCCAGCTCCTCCCGCCGAGACAAGCCGCCACGCTCGTCCTGCGCGACGTACTGTGCTTCCCCGCCGGTGAGGTCGCGAGCATGCTCGGCACCACCGAGACGGCGGTCAAAGGCATCCTTCAGCGCGCCCGCGCCTCGCTCGACAAGCATCGCGAGAGCGCCGGGCACCGGCCGTCGCCTCAGGAACGCGAGCTGACCAGGCGATTCGCCGACGCCTTCACTGCGGGCGACCTCGACGGCGTCCTCGGCCTGCTCACCGACGACGCCTGGCTCGCAATGCCGCCGGCGCCGCACGAGTACCACGGCCTCGAAGCGATCGCCGGTTTCCTCCGCGTCACCATGGCCGTTCCGGTGGAGGGTTTCGCCATGACGCCGGCGCGGGCGAACAACCAGCCCGCCTTCCGCTGCCGCCATGGCGAGTCACCCGCCGGGCTGATGGTCCTCACCCTCGACGGGGATCGGATCCGCGCGATCACCCGGTTCCTGGATCAGAAGTAG
- the hsaB gene encoding 3-hydroxy-9,10-secoandrosta-1,3,5(10)-triene-9,17-dione monooxygenase reductase subunit: MTPVTDLGADIDPARFRTVLGHFCTGVAVVTGHDGEAPVGFACQSFAALSLDPPLVLFCPAKTSRTWAVLAESGRFAVNVLAEDQQDVSAVFGARGADKFASVDWTPAPSGSPLLTGALTWIDCTLEAVHEAGDHYVVVGRVTALGEPSDDRPLLFHRGRYTVTEPVTDALAALMPWPRPDDWL; encoded by the coding sequence GTGACCCCGGTGACGGACCTCGGCGCGGACATCGATCCGGCACGGTTCCGCACGGTGCTCGGGCATTTCTGCACGGGCGTGGCGGTCGTGACCGGACACGACGGCGAGGCTCCGGTGGGCTTCGCGTGCCAGTCTTTCGCGGCGCTTTCACTGGATCCGCCGCTGGTGCTTTTCTGCCCTGCCAAGACTTCCCGGACGTGGGCGGTACTCGCCGAGTCCGGCCGGTTCGCCGTCAACGTGCTCGCCGAAGATCAGCAAGACGTCAGCGCGGTGTTCGGCGCGCGGGGCGCGGACAAGTTCGCGTCGGTCGACTGGACCCCCGCCCCGTCCGGATCTCCTTTGCTGACCGGGGCATTGACGTGGATCGACTGCACGCTCGAAGCGGTGCACGAGGCGGGGGACCATTACGTCGTCGTCGGCCGGGTCACCGCGCTCGGGGAACCGTCCGACGATCGGCCGCTGCTGTTCCACCGCGGGCGGTACACGGTGACCGAACCGGTGACGGACGCGCTCGCCGCGCTCATGCCGTGGCCGCGTCCCGACGACTGGCTTTAA
- a CDS encoding acyl-CoA dehydrogenase family protein, whose product MTFTAEQDALRDSVRKLLDREADPWPELCEQIGVAALAVPERFGGLGAGMTELQLVAEELGRVLADVPFLGSAVLAVHALLATGNDEACERLLPRLAEGTVGAVAWTDADGRWDTPACRVVDSSVEGEAHYVLHGDEAEILLVVADGSLYEVSDARRVRTPAMDETRRLARVRFESAPARLLGPVDLGALRDVACAVLAAEQAGAAARAFELTVEYSKQRHQFGRPIGGFQALKHRMADLHVLVETARSAAYAAPESSRLAAVAKVHCSEALATVAGEMIQLHGGIAITWEHPAHRYFKRAHGAARLFGSPGEHLARVRPSLA is encoded by the coding sequence ATGACGTTCACCGCCGAGCAGGACGCGCTGCGGGACAGTGTCCGCAAACTGCTGGACCGGGAAGCGGATCCCTGGCCGGAGCTGTGCGAACAGATCGGCGTGGCGGCGCTGGCCGTGCCCGAGCGGTTCGGCGGACTCGGCGCCGGGATGACGGAACTACAGTTGGTCGCCGAAGAACTGGGCCGAGTGCTCGCGGACGTCCCGTTCCTCGGCTCGGCCGTGCTCGCCGTGCACGCCCTCCTGGCCACCGGCAACGACGAGGCTTGCGAGCGCCTGCTCCCCCGCCTCGCCGAAGGCACCGTCGGCGCGGTGGCCTGGACCGACGCCGATGGCCGTTGGGACACGCCTGCCTGCCGTGTCGTCGACTCCTCGGTGGAGGGTGAGGCGCACTATGTCCTCCACGGTGACGAAGCCGAGATCCTCCTGGTCGTGGCCGATGGTTCGCTGTACGAGGTCTCCGATGCCCGGCGTGTGCGGACTCCGGCGATGGACGAAACGCGTCGGCTGGCCCGCGTGCGTTTCGAGAGTGCTCCTGCCCGGCTGCTCGGTCCCGTCGACCTCGGCGCGCTGCGGGACGTCGCGTGTGCCGTCCTGGCCGCCGAACAGGCCGGTGCGGCGGCGCGGGCTTTCGAGCTGACGGTGGAGTACAGCAAGCAGCGGCACCAGTTCGGCAGGCCGATCGGCGGTTTCCAGGCGTTGAAGCACCGGATGGCGGATCTCCACGTGCTGGTGGAGACCGCGCGCTCGGCGGCTTACGCGGCTCCGGAGTCGAGCAGGCTGGCTGCGGTGGCGAAAGTGCATTGTTCGGAGGCGCTGGCGACGGTGGCGGGCGAAATGATCCAGCTGCACGGCGGTATCGCGATCACCTGGGAGCATCCGGCGCATCGGTACTTCAAGCGGGCGCATGGCGCGGCGCGGTTGTTCGGCTCGCCTGGGGAGCATCTCGCGCGGGTGCGGCCTTCGTTAGCGTGA
- the hsaA gene encoding 3-hydroxy-9,10-secoandrosta-1,3,5(10)-triene-9,17-dione monooxygenase oxygenase subunit yields MSEHAAQDVIAGIRELLPVLRERAQEAEDARRVPEESVKSLQETGFFKMLQPKTFGGIEADPVSFYTAVKLVASACGSTGWVASILGVHPWHLGLFEAQAQQDVWGDDTDVRISSSYAPMGKADVVEGGYRLSGRWSFSSGCDHATWVLLGGPTFKDGKPVDFCTYLVPISDYTIEDVWDTVGLRGTGSNDIIVNDVFVPKHRALSFIATSRCKTPGQEINPGPLYKLPYGSVHPSTITAPIIGMAQGAYDAHVEHQGKRVRAAYAGEQSKEDPFAKVRIAEAASEIDAAWLQLTHNIDELYQLACQGEKLPFPTRLRVRRDQVRGTERAIFAIDRLFENSGGRALQAGTPIQRFWRDAHAGRVHAANDAERAYVMFGTGAFGLPVENAMV; encoded by the coding sequence CCCTGCAGGAGACCGGGTTCTTCAAGATGCTGCAGCCGAAGACCTTCGGTGGCATCGAAGCCGACCCGGTGAGCTTCTACACCGCGGTCAAACTCGTCGCGAGCGCGTGCGGGTCCACCGGCTGGGTCGCCTCCATCCTCGGCGTCCACCCGTGGCACCTCGGCCTGTTCGAGGCGCAGGCGCAGCAGGACGTCTGGGGTGACGACACCGACGTCCGGATCTCGTCGTCGTACGCGCCGATGGGCAAGGCGGACGTCGTCGAGGGCGGCTACCGGCTCAGCGGGCGCTGGAGTTTCTCCTCGGGCTGCGACCACGCGACCTGGGTGCTGCTGGGCGGGCCGACGTTCAAGGACGGCAAACCCGTCGACTTCTGCACCTACCTGGTGCCGATCTCCGACTACACGATCGAAGACGTCTGGGACACCGTGGGCCTGCGCGGCACCGGGTCCAACGACATCATCGTGAACGACGTGTTCGTCCCGAAACACCGCGCGCTGAGCTTCATCGCGACGTCGAGGTGCAAGACGCCGGGCCAGGAGATCAACCCCGGGCCGCTGTACAAACTGCCGTACGGTTCGGTGCATCCGAGCACGATCACCGCGCCGATCATCGGGATGGCGCAGGGCGCCTACGACGCGCACGTCGAGCACCAGGGCAAGCGGGTCCGCGCGGCGTACGCGGGCGAACAGTCCAAAGAGGACCCGTTCGCGAAGGTGCGCATCGCCGAGGCGGCCAGCGAGATCGACGCGGCCTGGCTCCAGCTGACGCACAACATCGACGAGCTGTACCAGCTGGCGTGCCAGGGGGAGAAGCTCCCGTTCCCCACCCGGCTGCGGGTCCGCCGCGACCAGGTCCGCGGTACGGAACGCGCGATCTTCGCCATCGACCGGCTTTTCGAGAACTCCGGCGGCCGCGCGCTGCAGGCCGGAACCCCGATCCAGCGGTTCTGGCGCGACGCCCACGCCGGCCGGGTGCACGCGGCGAACGACGCCGAGCGCGCCTACGTCATGTTCGGAACCGGCGCCTTCGGGCTGCCCGTCGAGAATGCGATGGTCTGA
- a CDS encoding nuclear transport factor 2 family protein, whose translation MTSPALDVALSYHRAWTGKDFEKAMTYVADDIVCHTPGGPLSGAEAFRGFMGPFTEILTGSTLLSAFGDETTALLMYDTATLPVASAPGAELLTVREGRIVELRIVFDRAPFDAARAAAAGVSG comes from the coding sequence ATGACCAGTCCCGCCTTGGATGTCGCACTCTCCTACCACCGCGCGTGGACCGGCAAGGACTTCGAGAAGGCGATGACCTACGTCGCCGACGACATCGTCTGCCACACACCCGGCGGGCCGCTCTCCGGCGCGGAGGCGTTTCGCGGGTTCATGGGCCCGTTCACCGAGATCCTGACCGGGTCGACCCTGCTTTCGGCGTTCGGGGACGAGACGACGGCGTTGCTGATGTACGACACCGCGACCCTGCCGGTGGCGAGCGCGCCGGGGGCTGAGTTGCTGACGGTGCGGGAGGGACGGATCGTGGAGTTGCGGATCGTTTTCGACCGGGCTCCTTTCGATGCGGCTAGGGCGGCTGCTGCGGGGGTTAGCGGCTAA
- a CDS encoding acyl-CoA dehydrogenase family protein — MRFALSGEQEQFSHSLNDLLSDVDTDSANRAWAEGDPGPGLKIWRRLAELGVTALAVPEKYDGLGATPVDLAVGFERLGYHCAPGPWTDTVAALPSLLDDELLTSVASGETLASVAYAPHVPYALDSDVADARLAVENGRLRAFTPGALLSSVDGSRRLFPPVAGDDLGTALDADRAFELGCLATAAQLLGAGRWLLDTSVAYAAQRKQYGREIGGYQAVKHLLADVATALTLAEPLLFGAAVTLDRRDVSAAKVACGDAAHLAARTGLQVHGAIGYTAEHALGLRLTRVRALVGAWGTPRFHRERVLS, encoded by the coding sequence ATGAGGTTCGCACTCTCCGGCGAGCAGGAGCAGTTCTCCCACAGCCTGAACGATCTTCTGTCCGATGTGGACACCGACTCGGCCAACCGCGCCTGGGCGGAGGGCGATCCGGGCCCCGGGCTCAAGATCTGGCGGCGTCTGGCGGAACTCGGCGTGACCGCGCTGGCGGTCCCCGAGAAGTACGACGGGCTCGGCGCCACACCGGTCGATCTGGCCGTCGGCTTCGAACGGCTCGGTTACCACTGCGCTCCCGGTCCGTGGACAGACACCGTGGCCGCCCTGCCGTCCTTGCTGGACGACGAGCTGCTGACGTCGGTCGCGTCCGGTGAGACGCTGGCTTCGGTCGCGTACGCACCACACGTGCCGTACGCCTTGGATTCCGACGTCGCGGACGCTCGTCTGGCGGTCGAGAACGGCAGGTTGCGCGCGTTCACGCCCGGCGCGCTTCTGTCCTCTGTGGACGGTTCTCGGCGGCTGTTCCCGCCGGTGGCCGGCGACGATCTCGGCACGGCGCTCGACGCGGACCGCGCGTTCGAACTGGGCTGTCTCGCCACGGCGGCGCAACTCCTCGGCGCGGGACGGTGGCTGCTCGACACGTCGGTCGCCTATGCGGCGCAACGCAAGCAATACGGGCGCGAGATCGGCGGGTATCAAGCGGTCAAGCATCTGCTGGCCGATGTGGCGACCGCGCTCACGCTGGCGGAGCCGCTGCTGTTCGGCGCGGCCGTCACCCTGGACCGTCGCGACGTCTCCGCGGCCAAGGTGGCGTGCGGCGATGCCGCGCATCTCGCCGCCCGGACGGGGCTGCAGGTGCACGGCGCGATCGGCTACACCGCGGAGCACGCGCTCGGCCTGCGCCTGACCAGGGTCCGCGCGCTGGTCGGCGCCTGGGGTACGCCGCGATTCCACCGGGAGCGGGTGCTGTCATGA
- the hsaC gene encoding iron-dependent extradiol dioxygenase HsaC → MGIRSLAYLRIEATDMAAWREYGLKVLGMVEGSGTNPEALYLRMDDFPARLVVFPGERDRLAVAGWEVANAGELDEIRASLDAHSVPYKEGTPDQLADRRVDGLVSFEDPSGNTLEVFHGVALQHRRVVSPYGHKFVTGEQGLGHVVLSTHDDEASLRFYRDVLGFRLRDSMKLPPQMVGRPADGAPAWLRFFGCNPRHHSLAFLPMPTPSGIVHLMVEVENTDDVGLCLDRAIRRKVPMSATLGRHVNDLMLSFYMKTPGGFDVEYGCEGRQVDDESWIARESTAVSLWGHDFSVGARPPGQS, encoded by the coding sequence ATGGGTATCCGTTCGCTCGCCTACCTGCGTATCGAAGCCACCGACATGGCCGCGTGGCGCGAATACGGGCTGAAGGTCCTCGGCATGGTCGAGGGTTCCGGCACGAATCCCGAGGCGCTTTACCTGCGCATGGACGATTTCCCGGCGCGGCTCGTGGTGTTCCCCGGCGAGCGCGACAGGCTCGCCGTCGCGGGCTGGGAGGTCGCCAACGCCGGCGAACTCGACGAGATCCGGGCGTCGCTCGACGCGCACTCGGTGCCGTACAAGGAAGGCACGCCGGATCAGCTGGCCGATCGCCGGGTCGACGGCCTTGTGTCCTTTGAGGACCCCTCGGGCAACACGCTCGAAGTGTTCCACGGGGTCGCGCTGCAACATCGGCGCGTGGTGAGCCCGTACGGGCACAAGTTCGTGACCGGTGAGCAGGGGCTCGGGCACGTCGTCCTGTCCACACACGACGATGAGGCGTCCCTGCGCTTCTACCGCGACGTGCTCGGTTTCCGGCTGCGGGACTCGATGAAACTGCCGCCGCAGATGGTCGGCAGGCCCGCCGACGGTGCCCCGGCGTGGCTACGGTTCTTCGGCTGCAACCCGCGTCACCACAGTCTCGCGTTCCTCCCGATGCCGACTCCCAGCGGCATCGTGCATCTCATGGTCGAAGTGGAGAACACCGACGATGTCGGTCTCTGTCTCGACCGGGCCATCCGCCGGAAGGTGCCGATGTCGGCGACCCTCGGGCGGCACGTCAACGATCTGATGCTCTCGTTCTACATGAAGACCCCCGGTGGCTTCGATGTCGAATACGGCTGCGAGGGACGTCAAGTGGACGACGAAAGCTGGATCGCCCGAGAGAGTACGGCGGTTTCCTTGTGGGGACACGACTTTTCAGTCGGCGCGCGTCCGCCGGGTCAGTCGTGA